The window AAGATAGACCTCACGGACACCACGGCCAGCAAGATCAACAAGGCCCTCGTCCAGGGCCGCCGGGCCATCGGCACCCCGGCCGTCGGCATGGTCCTCACGCTGGTCATCGTGACGGACGAGGAGAACGCGTACGACGCGCTCAAGGCCGCGAACGACGCCTCGCGCGAGCACCCCTCGCGCACGCTCGTGGTCATCAAGCGCGTCTCGCGCTCGCCCCGCGACCGTACGAAGTCCCGCCTGGACGCCGATGTGCGGGTGGGCGCGGACGCGGGCACCGGCGAGACGATCGTGCTGCGGCTGTACGGCGATGTCGTGGACCATGCCCAGTCGGTAGTCCTGCCGCTGCTGCTGCCGGACGCGCCGGTCGTGGTCTGGTGGCCGGTGAACGCACCGCTGGACCCGGCCGCCGACCCGCTGGGCGCACTGGCCCAGCGCCGGGTGACCGACACCTACGCCTCCGAGCAGCCGGTACGGGACCTGGAAGCCCGCGCCGGCACCTACACCCCCGGCGACACGGACCTGTCGTGGACCCGCATCACGCCCTGGCGCTCGATGCTGGCCGCGGCTCTGGACCAGGTCGTGTGCGAGGTCAAGGGCGTGGAGGTGGAGGGCGAGGAGTTCAACCCGAGCTGCGAGCTGCTGGCCATGTGGCTCGCGGACCGTCTCGACGTCCCGGTGAAGCGGTCGCTCTCGTCGGGCCCCGGTCTGACGGCGGTACGGATGGCCACCGACTGCGGCCCGATAGTGCTGGACCGGGCGGACGGCTCCCTTGCCACCCTGTCCATCCAGGGCCAGCCGGACCGTGCGGTGGCGCTCAAGCGGCGTGAGACGGCCGAGTTGATCGCGGAGGAACTGCGACGGCTGGACCCGGACGACACGTACGCCTCGGCGCTGCGGTTCGGGGTGGAGCGGCTCAACGCGACGGTTGAGGAGGCTCCGGCCGAGGAGCCGGTCGCCGAGGAGCCGGTCGCGGTGGAGACTCCGGTGGAGGACGCCGTGAAGGCGCCCGCCAAGAAGGCAGCGAAGAAGGCCCCGGTGAAGAGGGCGGCTGCGAAGTGAGCACTCCGCAGCTGGTCGTGCACCGCGACAAGGAGCTGATGGCACAGGCCGCGGCGGCCCGGCTGATCACGAAGATCGTGGACGCCCAGGCCTCCCGGGGCTACGCGTCCGTGGTCCTCACGGGTGGCCGCAACGGCAACGGCCTGCTGGCCGCGCTGGCCGCGGCCCCCGCCCGGGACGCCATCGACTGGGGTCGGCTCGACCTCTGGTGGGGCGACGAACGCTTCCTCCCGGAGGACGACCCGGAGCGCAATGTCACGCAGGCCCGCGAGGCCCTGCTGGACTCGGTGCCCCTGGACCCCAAGCGGGTGCACGCCATGCCCGCCTCGGACGGCCCCTACGGCACCGACGCGGACGCGGCGGCGGCCGCGTACGCCGCTGAACTGGCCCGCGCGGCAGGCCCCGAGAACCACGGCGCGGTGCCGACGTTCGATGTCCTGATGCTGGGCGTCGGACCGGACACGCATGTGGCGTCGCTGTTCCCGGAGCTTCCGGCGGTCCGCGAGACCGAGCGGACGGTGGTCGGCGTACACGGCGCGCCCAAGCCGCCGCCCACCCGGGTGACCCTCACCCTCCCGGCGATCCGGGCGGCCCGTGAGGTCTGGCTCCTGGCAGCGGGCGAGGACAAGGCCCAGGCCGCGGCGATAGCCCTCTCGGGCGCGGGCGAGGTCCAGGCACCGGCGGCGGGCGCGTACGGCAGACAGCGCACGCTGTGGCTGTTGGACGCGGCGGCGGCCTCGCAACTGCCGCGGTCGCTGTATCCGCCGGCTTCGGCGTGAGTCGGGGGCGGCGGGGGTTGTTTCGCCCCCGCCGCCCCTACCCATTCCCGTCCCCTGGGGGCTGCCGCCCCCAGACCCCCGCTTCGGCCCTGAAGGGGCCTCGTCCTCAAACGGCGGACGGGCTGGAAACGCCGGTGCCGCAAATTTCAGCCCCTCCGGCGTTTGAGGAGCGGGGTCCGGGGCGGAGCCCCGGGATGGGACGGGTAGGGGCGGCGGGGGCGAAAACCCCTACTTCACCGACCCCGCCATAACCCCCTGCACAAAGTGCCGCTGAAACGCGAAGAACACCACCACCGGCACCACCAACGACACAAACGCCCCCGGCGCCAGCACATCGATGTTGCTGCCGAACTGCCGTATCTGCGACTGGAGTTCCACAGTCAGCGGCTGAGACGAGCTGTCCGCGAAGAGCAGGGCGACCAGCATGTCGTTCCATACCCACAGGAACTGGAAGATCGCGAGGCTGGCGATCGCGGGCCGCCCCACCGGCAGCACGAGCCGCGTGAAGATCCGCCACTCCCCACCCCCGTCCATCCGCGCGGCCTCCAACATCTCCTTGGGCATCTCGGCGAAGTAGTTCCGCAGCAGAAACACCGCGAACGGCAACCCGTAGGCGACATGGAAGAGGACGACGCCGGGAATCGTCCCGAACAACCCCAACTGGCCGAAGAGTTTGGCCACCGGGAGCAGTCCGACCTGCACGGGGACCACCAACAGCGCCACCACGACCAGGAAGATCGTCTCCCGCCCGGGAAAGTCCAGCCAGGCGAAGGCATATCCGGCGAGCGCCGCGAGGACCACGACCAGCACAGTCGTCGGCACCGAAATCAGCACGGTGTTCCAGAACGCCTGCGTGATCCCCGCGTTCCCCAACAACGCCGAGTAGTTGTCGAGGGACAGCTGCCCGGGACTGGTGAACACCGTCCACCAGCCACCCGTCGCGGTGTCCTCGGCCGATCTCAGCGAGGACAACAGCAGCCCGGCGAGCGGAGTGACCCAGAGCAGACCGACCAGGACGAGAAAGACTTGCACCACACTGCTGCCGAGGGCCCGGCGGACGGCGTTCATCGCTGACTCCTTCGGAAGCGGCGGAGGTTGAAGACCATGGCCGGCACGACGAGCAGCAACAGAAGGACGCCGAGCGCGCTGCCGAGCCCCTGGTTGTTGCCGCCGCCGAACGACACCAGCCACATCTGGGTGGCGAGGACAGTCGCGTCCTCCTGCACCGGCCCCGGCGCGATGATGTAGACGAGATCGAAGACCTTCATCACATTGATCACCAGCGTCACGAAGACCACGGTCAGCACAGGCGCGAGCAGCGGCACGGTGATCTTCCGGAAGATCTGCCACTCATTGGCACCGTCCATCCGCGCCGCCTCCAACGCGTCACGCGGCAACGTGGCGAGCCCGGCGCCGATCAGCACCATCGCGAACCCGGTCCAGATCCACAGATACGCCCCGATGATCGCGGGCGTCACCAGCACCGGCCCCAGCCACGAGATCCCCTCATAAGGCGCGGCGAAGTTGGAGGCCGGCAACCGTATCTCGTAGGAACCCTGGGCCAGTTCGGGGAAGCGGAAGGAACCGTCGGACCCGGTCGTCGTCGTAGCCGCCGTACGCCCGTCGCGCACCGCCTCGACCGTGACCTCCGGCAGCCCGCTCTCCCGCCGGTCGACCTTCCCCTGCTCCCCTCCCCCACCGGGCGTGAAGTCCAGGTAGACGACGCCGCGCAGTTCACCAGGGGCGGCCGGAAGGGCGGCTGCCGCGTATGCGGGCGAGGCGTCGGCGGGCAGTTCCTTCGGCGGCACACCGACCAGCCCGAGCGTCACCGACTCCCCGGTCGAGGCGCTCGTACGATACGAGCCGTCAGCGGACTTGCTCAGCCCCTGCCCCTCCCTCCCCCGCGCGGTCGGGTACGCCGACGTGCCCTTGATGGCGTCATGGACGGAGACCACGGCGGCGTTCAGGACGCCCTTGTCCGGGTCCTCGTCGTAGGCGAGCCGGAAGATGATGCCGGCGGCGAGGAAGGACACCGCCATCGGCATGAACAGCAGGAGCTTGAACGCGGTGGCCCAGCGGACCTTCTCCACCAGAACGGCCAGGATCAGGCCGAGCCCGGTCAGCAGGGCCGGGGCCACCACCACCCAGATCGCGGTGTTGCGGACGGCCTTGAGGGTGGCCGGGTCGCGGAACATCTCGGAGTAGTTCTCGCCGCCGACGAACTCGGTGCCGGAGGCGTCGAAGAAGCTGCGGCCGACGGAGAACAGCACGGGGTAGACGACGAGCGCGCCGAGCAGGAGCAGGGCTGGGAGGACGAAGAGGAGGGCGATGATCCGCCCCCGCCGCCGCAGGCGTCTGGCACGCGAGGCGAGTGTGACGGGTGGCGGGGGGTTCGTCTCCTTGACGAGGGTCGCGGTCATGGCGCGTCAGCCCTTGTACGCCTTGGCCGCCGCGGCCTCCAGCTGCGCCGCGGTCGCCTTCGGGTCGGACGGGTCGCGCAGGAAGTCCTGGAGGATCTTCCACTCGCCGGTGCCCTTGGTGCCGCCGAAGGCCGCGGGAGCCTGGTCGGACATGTCGAAGCGGACCGAATCCCCTGCGGCGATCAGGGACTTGGCGGTCGCCCGGGTGACCCCGTCGCTGTACGCGGACGGGTCCAGCTTCTTGTTCGGCGACAGGAAACCGCCCGCCTCGGCCCACACGGCCGCGGCCTCCGGGGTCGCCAGGAACTCCACGAGCGCCTGGGCGGCCTTCTGGTTCTTGCCGTCCTTCAGTACGACGGCCGCGTCACCGCCGCTGACGACGGGTGCCTCGCCGCCGTCGACCGCCGGGAAGGGGAAGAAGTTGGCGTCGTCGCCGATGGACTTGCCGAACTGGTCCTTGGCGACGCCTGCGACGAAGTCCCCCTCGTAGACCATGCCGGCCTCCGCCTTCGGCCCGAAGACCTTCTCCACCGAGCCGGGGAAGTCGGTGTTCAGGGCGCCGTCCTGGCCGCCGGCTATCAGCTGCTCGTCCTTGAAGAGCGTGCCGAGGGTGGTGAGCGCCTCGACCACGCTGGCGTCGGTCCACTTCAGCTCGTGCGCGGCGAGCGCGTCGTACTTCTCGGGTCCGGCCTGGGAGAGATAGACGTTCTCGAACCAGTCGGTGAGCGTCCAGCCGTCCTGCCCGGCGACGGAGAAGGCGGCGAGCCCGGAGTCGGAGACCGTGCGGCCGGCCTTCAGCATCTCCTCGTACGTCCGCGGCGGCTCCACCCCGGCCTGGTCGAGGGCGTCGGGGCTGTACCAGACGGTCGACTTGTGGGCGGCCTTGAAGTAGAGGCCGTAGAAGGTGCCGTCGACGCTGCCGTAGGTCTTCCAGACCGGTGCGAAGTCGGCGTCGACGGACTGCTCGGTGGTCTTGGACAGCGGCTGGAGCCAGCCCTGTTCGGCGAACTGCTTCAGGACGCCGACCTGCGGGACCATCACGACCTCGGGGGCGTTGCCGCCCTCGATCTTGCTGCCGACGACGGTGGAGACGTTGTCGCCGGTGGACACGAACTGCGTCTTGGCGCCGGTCTTTTCGGTGAAGGCGTCCAGCACCTTCTGGAAGTTCTTCTGTTCGCTGCCGGACCAGACTCCGGCCACGGTGACCGTCTGGCCGCTGAGCTCCTGGTCGCCGCCGTCGGCCGTGACCGGGCCGCCGCCACAGGCGGTGGCGCCGAGCGCCAGGGTGAGGGCGGTGCAGCCCACAAGCAGTCGTCGCATCATCGTTGATGTCCCTTCAAGAGGTTGGGAGTTGACGGAAAATCAGAGGTCGCCGATCCACCAGGCGGCCGTGGCGCCGGGCAGGACCCCGGCCGGGCAGGGGCCGCTGGACAGCAGCGGGGTGCCGGAGACCGGCGCGGGGGCAGGGGCCGTACCGAAGTTGACGGCGCAGACGACCCCGTCGCCGCGGGTGAAGGCGAGGACGCCGGGCGGGCTGTCCAGCCAGCGCAGCTCGCCCTCGCCCAACTGGGGTAGTGAGGCGCGCAGTTGGAGGCCGTCGCGGTAGAGGTGCCAGAAGGAGCGGGTGTCGGCGAGGGCCCGGTCGGTGGCGTACTCGGCGAAGTACGACGGCTGCGGGAGCCAGGGCTTGGCGCCCTCGACCCCGGAGGTGAAGCCGAACGGCGAGGCCTGTCCCGACCAGGGCAGCGGCACCCGGCAGCCGTCGCGGATCCGGGCCCGGCTTCCGGTGCGCCGGAAGATCGGGTCGGTGAGCACATCGTCGGGCAGATCGACGACCTCGGGCAGGCCCAGCTCCTCGCCCTGGTAGATGTACGCGGCTCCGGGCAGCGCCAGCATCAGCAGCGCGGCGGCGCGGGCGCGGGCGGCGCCGAGTCCGCTGCCCTCGGTGGCCGGTTCGCCGTAGCGGGTGACGGTGCGGACCTGGTCGTGGTTGTTGAGGACCCAGGTGACCGTCGAACCCGTGCCGGCTATGTCCTGCATGGCCTCGGAGATGACCTTGCGGAAGGCGTCGGCGTCCCAGGGGGCGCCGAGCAGATCGAAGAAGAAGGCCTGGTGGAGTTCGTCCGGGCGGACATACAGGGCGTGCTCGCGTGCCGTCGGCACGGACACCTCGCCGACCAGGAGCCGCTCGCGGCCGTCGCGGCCTGTGTACTCCTCGCAGACGGCACGCCACCGGCGCCACACCTCGTGCACCTCGGGCTGGTTCCAGGCGAGCGGGTTGACCGAGTCGCGGGTGCGGGCGTCGGCCTCGGGGTCGTCCGAGTCGGGCAGGTCCGGGTGCTTGAAGAGACCGGCGGCGACGTCGATACGGAAGCCGTCGACGCCCCGGTCGAGCCAGAAGCGGAGCACCTGGTCGAACTCGGCGCCGATCTCGGGGTTGCGCCAGTTCCAGTCGGGCTGCTCGGGCGCGAACATGTGCAGGTACCACTGGCCGTCCTCGACGCGGGTCCAGGCCGGGCCGCCGAACATCGAGTGCCAGTTGTTGGGCGGCTCCGCGCCGTCCGGGCCGCGGCCGTCGGCGAAGTGGAAGCGGGCACGGGCCGCGCTGCCGGGCTCCGCGGCGAGGGCCTCGCGGAACCACGGGTGCTCGCTGGAGCAGTGGTTCGGAACGATGTCCAGCACCACCTTGACGCCGAGCCGTCGGGCGGCCGCCATCAGCAGGTCGAACTCGGCGAGGTCGCCGAAGAGGGGGTCGACGTCGCGGTAGTCGGCGACGTCGTACCCGTGGTCGTGCTGCGGCGAGGGATAGAAGGGGCTCAGCCAGATCCCGTCGACGCCGAGCTTCTTCAGATACGGCAGTCCGGCCCGGACGCCTGCGAGATCGCCGACGCCGTCGCCGGTGCTGTCCAGGAAGCTGCGGACGTACACCTGGTAGATCACCGCGTCCCGCCACCAGCGGTACTTACTCAACATGTATGCATGTTAGGTAGGCGTGTCAGAGGGGTGTCAATGAAGAGAACGAAGGCTACTGGGGAGTTGGGGTAACAAATCCGGACTTACAGGGCCACTATGAGGTCAGATGAGACATCCGCGTTACCTAACAAGTAAGTAGCGAGCTAGCGGCCGGAGACCTCGGCCAGCTCGCGCGCCAGCCTCCGTACCGCCGCCTCGGGCGTCATGCGCCCGGTCATCGCGTCCCGCACGACGGCCTGCACCACCAGGCTGACCTGGTCGTAGCGCGGGCTCTTGGGGCGCGGGGCGGCCGTGAGCACGCTCTCGCGCAGGGTCGGCAGGTACGGGAACTCCCTGATGAGCTCGGGATCCTCGTAGAGTCCGGCCCGTACCGGCGGCAGTGCGCCGCGCGTGATCACCTGGCGCTGAACGCGCTCACTGGTCAGGTACGCCATCAGACGCGCGGCGGAGTCGGGGTGCCGGGCATGCGTACTGACGGCCAGATTGGAGCCTCCGAGCACACTCGTCCCCGGCCCGTCGGGCCCCGGCAGCGGCACGGCGCCGACCTTCCCGGCGACCGGCGACCCCTCGGCGTCGGCGACGACATAGGCGTAGGGCCAGTTGCGGAGGAAGAGCAGGCGTCCGTCCTGGAAGGCCTGCTTGGACTCCTCCTCCTTGTAGGCCAGCGCCCGCTCGGGGATCCAGCCCTCGCGCACCCCGCGCGCCAGGAACCCGATGCCCTCACGGGCGGCGGCTGAGTCGACGGTGACCCGCTCGCCCTCGCCGCCGAGGATCGACCCGCCCGCCGAGTAGACGGCCTCGGCCGCGTTGACGGTGAGTCCCTCGTACGGCAGGAACTGGCCCGCGTAGCCGTCGAGTCCGTGCTTCGGCGCGACGGTCTTCGCGAGGTGCTCCAACTCGGCCCAGGTGCGCGGCGGGTCGACGCCTTCCTCGGCGAGGATGTCCTTGCGGTAGAGGAGCAGGCCCGCGTTGGTCACGTACGGGACTGCGTAGAGCCGGCCGTCGTAGGTCGCCGTGTCGACGACCGGGGGCAGGAAGGTCTCCAGCGGGAAGCGGTCCCGCGGCAGCGGTCGGATCCAGCCCGCCGCCGCGAACTCGGAGGTCCAGTTGACGTCGATATTGAGCACGTCGAACCGGCCTCGGCCGTCGTCGCGCAGGTCGGTGGCCATCTGGGCGTGGGTCTCGTCGGCGGAGTCCGGCAGCTCGACGAGGGTGACCCGCTCACCGGGGTGGGTCCGGTTCCAGCCCTCCAGGAGGGGACCTAGATAACCGGTGAGGTCACCGGCGGTGGCCAGGGTGAGCGGACCGCGCCCACCGTCGGCCGCCTGCCCGGACCGCACACCGGAGGCGGCGTAACCGGTCAGGACCACCAGCAGAACGAGGAGGCCCCTACCGGCGGCGTGTATCCACCGCATAGGTTCCTCCCTGTACACCGGCACGGGCGTCGTCGCCAGAGGCCATGTATACCTGTTAGGTATGCGCGATACTAGGGTCTGTCGCACATTACGCCTGTCGCACATGGCGAGGACCCGAGGAGGACAGCACGAGTGCGCCTGCCCCTCCTGGCACTCCTCGCGCGCGGCCCCGCCCACGGCTACGAGCTCAAGCAGGACCTTGAGCAACTGCTGGGCTCGGCGTACCCTCAGCCGAACGTCGGCCAGATCTATGTCACCCTCGGCCGCCTCGAGAAGTCGGGACTGATCGAGGGCGAGGACGTCGAACAGTCCAGCCGGCCCAACAAGAAGGTCTATCACCTCACCGACGCCGGGCGGGAGGCGCTGAGCGCCTGGTTCGAGGAGACCGAGGACGAGCCGCGGGTGCGGGACGAGTTCTTCATGAAGCTGGCCCTCGCTCCCCGGACGCATCTCGCCGACCAGATCGCCCTCATCAACAAACAGCGGCGCCAGTACCTCACCACCATGCGCAATCTCTCGAAGCTGGCCGCCGCCGAAGACCGCGACAACCGCATCGCCCATCTGCTCATCGAGGGCGCGATGCTGCATCTCCAGGCCGATCTCGACTGGCTGGAGCGCTGCCAGGAAGAGCTGGAGGAGCTGGAATGAGCGACGGTCCCGCTCCTGTGCTGCACGCCGAGGGCCTGGTCAAGACGCACTACGGCGAGGGCGCCCCGGCGCACGCGGTGCGCGGCGTCGATCTGCGCGTGGCGCCCGGCGAGTTCGTGGCGATCACCGGCCCGTCCGGCGCCGGGAAGTCGACGCTGCTGCATCTGCTGGGCGGTCTGCAACGACCGGACAGCGGCAGCATCCGCCTGGACGGTGTGCCCACGGATGCGTGGAGCGAGGGGCGCTGGGCCGTGGAGCGCAGAAAGCGGATCGGGATCGTCTTCCAGTTCTTCAACCTGGTGTCCAACCTGTCCGTCGCCGACAATGTCGAGCTGCCCGCCCTGCTCGCAGGGGTCCCGCCGCGGCGGGCGCGCGCCGAGCGCGAGGAGCTGCTGGCCGAGCTGGGCCTCGCGGGCAAGGAGCGCAGCATGCCGGGCGAGCTGTCCGGCGGCGAACAGCAGCGGGTCGCCCTGGCCCGCGCCCTGGTCAACCATCCCCCGCTGCTGCTGGCCGACGAGCCCGCGGGCAGCCTGGACAGCAAGGGCACCCGCGAGGTGATGCGGCTGCTGTCCCGCTTCCACCAGCGCGGCCAGACGATCCTGCTGGTCACCCACGACGCCCGTCTCGCGAGCGCCGCGGACCGAGTGATCAGCTTCTTCGACGGCCGCATAGCCGACGACGCGACGCTCGACGACGGCACCCCGCCGCGCCGCGCGGGCATATCGGGCGTACTGGAACTCAGGGACTGACATGCGGGCGTACGACGATCCCCGGGGGGCCTGAGCCGGATGCGAGCCACCCTGCGCTGGGCGCACTCCGATCTGCGCGCGCACCGCGGCGAGGCGCTGTTCCTCGTCCTCGCCACCGCGGGCGTCGTCGTCTCCCTGCTGCTGGCCACGGCCCTGTTCGGCTACGCCACCAACCCCTGGCAGCGCGTCTTCACCCAGTCCCGCGGCGCCCACGTCTGGCTGCACACGGGCCCGTCCGCCGACGCGGGCAGACTGAACGCCCTCGACGGCGTCGCCTCCGTCGCAGGCCCCTACCCCACCGCCTCCGCCACCCTCGCCTCCCGCGGCGCCCGCGCCTCGGTCGAACTGCGCGGCACCCCGGACCAGCCCTCCGTCGGCCGCCCGCTGCTGACCTCCGGGCACTGGCTGGACCCGGCCACCCCCGACGGCGTCGTCCTGGAATCCCGCCTCGCCCGCACCCTCCTCGCCGCCCCCGGAGACACCCTCACCCTCCCCGGCACCGCACGCACCCTCACCGTCCTCGGCGTCGCCGACAGCGCCGAGCCCCGCTACCAGCCCGGCGAACGGCCCGGCCTGGTCTGGGCCCTGCCGTCCGCCGTGCGCGACCCGAGCGGCCAGGTCACCGGCCTGCGCCTGACCGACCCCGAGGACACCGACTACGCCGTCCAGCGCGCCGTCACCGTGCTCGGCGCCGGCGCGGTCGGCGAGGTCACCACCTGGCAGCAGGCGCGCGCCGAGGAACAGGGAGACAACCGACTGCTCGGCCAAGTGCTGGGCCTGTTCGGCCTGGGCGCCCTCATCGCCGCCGGACTCGCCGTGCACGGCGCGATCGGCACGCGTATCCGCGGCCACCTCCGAGACATCTCGATCCTGAAGGCCATCGGCTTCACCCCGGGCCAGGTCGTCCGCGTCTATCTGCTCCAGCACCTCGCCTACGCCCTGCTCGGCGCCGTGTCCGCGGCCGCGCTCACCGAGGCCCTGGGCAACCGTCTCCCCGGCCGCCTCGGCGACGCGATCGGCGTGTGGCAGGGCCTGCCCGGACATGCGGTGGCCCTGTTCGCGGTCCCGGCCTGCGCGGTCCTGCTCATCGCCGCGACCACCGGCCTCGCGGCCTGGCGGGCGGGCCGGGTACCGCCGGTGCCGGTGCCCCGACCGACGGCTTCGGCGGGCGGCGGGCTGTCTGGGCCGGTCCGGCGGATGCTGGGCATACGGCTGTCCCCCGCGCTGGTACTGGGCTGGCACACCGCGTTCGCCCGCCGCCCCCGCACCCTCGCCACCGTCGCCCGGCTCGCCCTGCCGCTGCTGCTGATCGTCGTGGCGCTCAGCGCGTGGAGCACCATCGACCGCTTCCAGAGCCGCCCCGAGCAGATCGGCC of the Streptomyces sp. NBC_00287 genome contains:
- a CDS encoding ABC transporter permease, giving the protein MRATLRWAHSDLRAHRGEALFLVLATAGVVVSLLLATALFGYATNPWQRVFTQSRGAHVWLHTGPSADAGRLNALDGVASVAGPYPTASATLASRGARASVELRGTPDQPSVGRPLLTSGHWLDPATPDGVVLESRLARTLLAAPGDTLTLPGTARTLTVLGVADSAEPRYQPGERPGLVWALPSAVRDPSGQVTGLRLTDPEDTDYAVQRAVTVLGAGAVGEVTTWQQARAEEQGDNRLLGQVLGLFGLGALIAAGLAVHGAIGTRIRGHLRDISILKAIGFTPGQVVRVYLLQHLAYALLGAVSAAALTEALGNRLPGRLGDAIGVWQGLPGHAVALFAVPACAVLLIAATTGLAAWRAGRVPPVPVPRPTASAGGGLSGPVRRMLGIRLSPALVLGWHTAFARRPRTLATVARLALPLLLIVVALSAWSTIDRFQSRPEQIGLPTALTVHTDSGIGARDARALLEHDPQVAAVYPGVEVAALVPGQTSTIALRGLGTREDPYPYALAEGRPANGRDEAVAGQGLLNLLDVRVGDWVRMTVGDQPQILHIVGRSIEPENAGRVISTSLDTLRENDPALAPTRYELRLHPDANASEVANRLTTAGHGHVDVHAVPNPADGLSPLRGVVVGLITVLALIGLIELLTAIGGMVREGERDLLALKAIGLSPRQVTGITVTATACTTLAAVAAGTALGAPLGRWLIDAQGRSSGIGAGIADGPSAALLLVFGATAVVGSAALAALPAARAARRRLTDTLSSVA